From the Aquitalea magnusonii genome, one window contains:
- a CDS encoding alpha/beta fold hydrolase: MPHITLDGYSLFYEISGHGQHTLMLFNGITMSTPAWSLLTPALESHYQVLRLDFLGQGQSDKPATEKYALATQADLAAALLDALQLEKVFLVGLSYGGMVAQHFAHRHAHRLHKLLLASTLAWSDEASNRISQSWIECNQAGGLDLRFNASVPWLFSSRFLAANAAMLEDMKVMAGMVDWDAVIRLINGVKEHDARNWLQQIKLPCHILLGNEDRLTPRYQAELLQERISGATLELIPHAAHVLHIEAAEAFTRSIFRFCQP; the protein is encoded by the coding sequence ATGCCTCACATCACGCTTGACGGCTATTCGCTGTTTTACGAAATAAGCGGACACGGTCAGCACACCCTGATGCTGTTCAATGGCATCACCATGTCGACACCGGCCTGGTCGCTGCTGACACCGGCACTGGAAAGTCACTACCAGGTACTGCGGCTGGATTTCCTCGGCCAGGGCCAAAGCGACAAGCCGGCAACCGAGAAATATGCACTGGCCACGCAGGCCGATCTGGCAGCCGCCCTGCTGGATGCATTGCAACTGGAAAAAGTATTCCTGGTGGGCTTGTCCTACGGCGGCATGGTGGCACAACACTTTGCCCATCGGCATGCACACCGGCTGCACAAGCTGCTGCTGGCCTCCACCCTGGCCTGGTCGGATGAAGCCAGCAACCGCATCAGCCAGAGCTGGATCGAGTGCAATCAGGCCGGCGGACTGGATTTGCGCTTCAATGCCAGTGTGCCATGGCTGTTTTCCAGCCGCTTTCTGGCGGCCAATGCCGCCATGCTGGAAGACATGAAAGTGATGGCAGGCATGGTGGACTGGGATGCCGTCATCCGCCTGATCAATGGCGTGAAAGAGCACGACGCGCGTAACTGGCTGCAACAGATCAAACTGCCCTGCCACATCCTGCTGGGTAACGAGGATAGACTGACACCGCGCTATCAGGCAGAACTGTTGCAGGAAAGAATCAGCGGTGCCACGCTGGAGCTGATTCCACACGCGGCACATGTATTGCATATCGAGGCAGCAGAAGCCTTTACCCGCAGCATTTTTCGCTTTTGCCAACCCTGA
- a CDS encoding enoyl-CoA hydratase-related protein, whose translation MEDAVLLKVSPQGIATICLNRGELHNALDDRMVELLTATLQTVAEDDSIRVVVLTGEGISFSAGHDSAWLRKLTEFDEARQRRDAQKLSILLETLDHLPKPTIARVQGSAFGIGAALVACCDVSISVSEALFCFSDVKLGIIPALAAPYIVRAIGPRAARRYFVTAERINAGKARRLGLIHQTVENDELEDAVEHMCRQLLLNGPQAMVAAKQLIRDIEHRDIAPEVIALTIDRMVALRRSEEGQEGVKAFLEMRKPGWID comes from the coding sequence ATGGAAGACGCCGTATTACTGAAAGTCAGCCCGCAGGGCATCGCTACCATCTGCCTGAACCGGGGTGAACTGCACAATGCGCTGGATGACAGAATGGTGGAACTGCTGACCGCCACCTTGCAGACCGTGGCCGAGGATGACAGCATCCGTGTCGTGGTACTGACCGGCGAGGGCATCAGTTTTTCCGCCGGCCATGACAGCGCATGGCTGCGCAAGCTGACCGAATTTGACGAAGCCCGGCAACGCCGCGATGCGCAAAAGCTGTCCATCCTGCTAGAAACGCTGGACCACCTGCCCAAGCCCACCATTGCCCGGGTACAGGGTTCTGCCTTTGGCATCGGTGCGGCCCTGGTTGCCTGCTGCGATGTGTCCATCAGCGTATCCGAGGCCCTGTTCTGCTTTTCCGACGTCAAACTGGGCATCATCCCGGCGCTGGCTGCACCATACATCGTACGTGCCATCGGCCCGCGCGCTGCGCGGCGCTACTTTGTCACGGCAGAGCGCATCAATGCCGGCAAGGCACGCAGGCTGGGCCTGATTCATCAGACGGTGGAAAACGATGAGCTGGAGGATGCCGTTGAGCACATGTGCCGCCAGCTACTGCTGAACGGCCCGCAGGCCATGGTAGCGGCCAAGCAGCTGATTCGCGATATCGAACACCGTGATATCGCCCCCGAGGTGATTGCGCTCACCATAGACCGCATGGTAGCCCTGCGCCGCAGCGAAGAAGGCCAGGAAGGCGTCAAGGCCTTTCTGGAAATGCGCAAACCAGGCTGGATAGACTGA
- the astE gene encoding succinylglutamate desuccinylase — protein sequence MTTPPSRFLQQVLSATAPQAQDWHLASGVLARWHSDNAVELLPAAAHPAGHHILLSCGIHGNETAPVEVVDKMLADIASGNLPLQHRVLVLFGNPDAMRQGERYLDYDLNRLFCGAHQQHPDTREAGHAARLEQQAARFFRHAPATAPRLHYDLHTAIRGSVYEKFAIYPFLHQRAHDPAQLAWLKHCGIEAVLLHSKPANTFSYYTSHYHQAHAFTLELGKARPFGQNDLSRFAGIDQALRQLVSNTTPALAAYQPGDYPLFRAKYDLIKHSQAFRLYLDADVENFTALPDGFLIAEDGAQRYVATGGAERILFPNPGVKPGLRAGIIVEPATL from the coding sequence ATGACCACCCCACCCTCCCGTTTCCTGCAGCAGGTGCTATCCGCCACGGCACCGCAAGCACAGGACTGGCACCTGGCCAGTGGCGTGCTGGCGCGCTGGCATAGTGACAATGCGGTTGAACTGCTGCCGGCGGCGGCCCATCCCGCGGGCCACCACATCCTGCTGTCCTGCGGCATTCATGGCAACGAAACCGCACCGGTTGAAGTCGTGGACAAGATGCTCGCCGACATTGCCAGTGGCAATCTGCCGCTGCAGCACCGCGTACTGGTGCTGTTTGGCAATCCCGACGCCATGCGCCAGGGAGAGCGTTATCTGGACTACGACCTCAACCGCCTGTTCTGTGGTGCGCACCAGCAACACCCCGACACCCGCGAGGCCGGGCATGCGGCACGGCTGGAACAGCAGGCCGCACGGTTCTTCCGGCATGCGCCAGCGACTGCGCCGCGCCTGCACTACGACCTGCACACTGCCATCCGTGGCTCGGTATATGAAAAGTTTGCCATCTACCCCTTCTTGCACCAGCGCGCGCATGATCCGGCCCAACTGGCCTGGCTGAAACACTGCGGCATCGAGGCCGTGCTGCTGCACAGCAAGCCGGCCAATACCTTCAGCTACTACACCAGCCACTACCATCAGGCGCATGCCTTTACCCTGGAGCTGGGCAAGGCACGTCCGTTTGGCCAAAACGATCTGTCGCGCTTTGCCGGCATCGACCAGGCGCTGCGCCAGCTAGTGAGCAATACCACCCCGGCGCTGGCCGCCTATCAGCCGGGTGACTATCCGCTATTTCGCGCCAAGTACGACCTGATCAAGCACAGCCAAGCGTTCCGCCTGTACCTGGATGCCGATGTGGAAAATTTCACCGCGCTGCCTGATGGTTTCCTGATTGCCGAAGATGGTGCGCAGCGCTATGTGGCCACAGGCGGGGCCGAGCGCATCCTGTTTCCCAACCCCGGCGTCAAACCCGGCCTGCGCGCCGGCATCATCGTGGAGCCGGCAACGCTGTAA
- the flgL gene encoding flagellar hook-associated protein FlgL, translating to MRISTATSYLTGTYDMQSLQSQLQSLQSQLDTQKRVVTPADDPVAAARILQLNQSDGMNSQYITNTKAVESTLSLAESQLSNASNLLTSLKAVAIQAGNTVLSSDQLLMIQKQVQEGISEMTGYANATDGKGNYLFSGNKVDTPPYVLDATYTASYKGDTGQRNVPISASRSMQISDAGSNIFGNASSPTAVFDALKSLNDLLAQNPKPSTYSTDMGNIVSALDAAQKNLATNIASIGARRQENQSVQDMGTQLGLQYKSGISDLQDLDMPSAITSFTQTQTSLKYSQLVYNKVTSLSLFNYMS from the coding sequence ATGAGAATCAGTACCGCTACTTCTTACTTGACCGGCACTTACGACATGCAGTCGCTGCAATCGCAGCTACAGTCGCTGCAGTCGCAACTGGATACCCAAAAACGGGTGGTTACTCCGGCGGATGACCCGGTGGCCGCTGCACGCATCCTGCAGCTGAACCAGTCCGACGGCATGAACAGCCAGTACATCACCAATACCAAGGCGGTAGAGTCCACCTTGTCGCTGGCCGAGTCGCAGCTGTCCAATGCCTCCAATCTGCTGACCAGTCTGAAAGCCGTTGCCATCCAGGCCGGCAATACCGTTTTGTCATCCGACCAGTTGCTGATGATTCAGAAGCAGGTGCAGGAAGGCATTTCCGAAATGACCGGCTATGCCAATGCTACCGATGGCAAGGGCAACTATCTGTTCAGCGGCAACAAGGTGGATACGCCTCCCTATGTGCTGGATGCCACTTATACCGCAAGCTACAAGGGCGACACCGGCCAGCGTAATGTGCCGATCAGTGCGTCGCGCAGCATGCAGATTTCCGATGCCGGCAGCAATATCTTTGGCAATGCCAGCAGTCCAACTGCCGTATTTGACGCGCTCAAATCCTTGAATGATCTGTTGGCGCAAAACCCCAAGCCATCCACCTACAGCACCGATATGGGCAATATCGTGTCGGCGCTGGATGCCGCGCAGAAGAATCTGGCCACCAATATCGCCTCGATTGGCGCGCGCCGCCAGGAAAACCAGAGCGTGCAGGATATGGGTACCCAACTGGGCCTGCAGTACAAGAGCGGCATCAGTGACTTGCAGGATCTGGACATGCCAAGTGCCATCACCAGCTTCACCCAGACCCAGACATCCTTGAAATACAGCCAGTTGGTTTACAACAAGGTCACTAGTCTTTCACTGTTCAATTACATGTCCTGA
- the flgK gene encoding flagellar hook-associated protein FlgK: MMGSNIFSIGVSGLNAAQTALSVVGQNIANGNTPGYNRQVMSQAARMPQQEGFGYLGQGVDITGVSRIYDRYLDSQVLAAQSGSNYYSSQLSQLNQINNLLSDPTVGLSNSFQSFYSSLQTLSQDPSSIPSRQTVVNMSQALVSNFTAIGNNLSQMQAGANSQITSTVNSINALAQNIADLNNQIAAAAAGNTQQQPNDLMDQRDQAMEQLNKLVTAKAVPQSDGTYSVFIGNGQALVMGSVLTKLGTQKDPANPLNVQVTYPNPNGTTTVVPSTALAGGQLAGYLDYRDGPLLTTQQKLGTLAIDFTTAMNYQNQLGRDLSGNQGGLIFTDMSSYASHPQDAVANMQLLLADPSKLAASSALQLGSGGITPSGTGVTLSGVWASMPGTYGWASTSSPPSVSTHPATGLTGMTINATTATSITATLTGGPDNGQTFNVVPDPTVSNGYKLVDNASPANDLGIKFQLSGQMKAGMTINVSPVPTGTAVIGNGNNLGEMMSLQTRKIVDETKDGTNTGLQSFQTFYSTTVSYVGNATNTVKLASASQTTLLQQATTSRSNVSGVNMDQEAADLIKYQQAYQASGKVLQIAQTLFQQILQMGG, from the coding sequence ATGATGGGCTCGAATATTTTTTCCATTGGTGTCAGCGGTCTGAACGCAGCGCAAACTGCGCTGTCTGTCGTCGGCCAGAACATTGCCAATGGCAACACCCCCGGCTACAACCGTCAGGTCATGAGCCAGGCGGCCCGCATGCCGCAGCAGGAAGGCTTTGGTTATCTGGGGCAGGGCGTGGATATCACCGGTGTCAGCCGCATCTACGACAGATATCTGGATTCCCAGGTGTTGGCCGCCCAGTCCGGCAGCAATTACTACTCCAGCCAGCTGTCGCAGCTTAACCAGATCAATAATCTGCTGTCCGATCCCACCGTTGGCCTGAGCAACTCTTTCCAGAGTTTCTACAGCAGCCTGCAGACGCTGTCACAAGACCCTTCGTCGATTCCCAGCCGCCAGACCGTGGTCAATATGTCGCAGGCGCTGGTATCCAACTTCACAGCCATCGGCAACAACCTGTCGCAAATGCAGGCCGGTGCCAATTCGCAGATCACCAGCACGGTAAACAGCATCAATGCCCTGGCGCAGAATATTGCCGATCTGAATAACCAGATTGCCGCCGCTGCCGCCGGCAACACCCAGCAACAGCCCAATGACCTGATGGACCAGCGTGATCAGGCCATGGAGCAACTGAACAAGTTGGTGACGGCCAAGGCCGTGCCGCAGTCTGATGGCACCTACAGCGTGTTCATCGGTAATGGCCAGGCCCTGGTGATGGGCAGCGTGCTTACCAAGCTGGGTACCCAGAAGGACCCGGCCAATCCGCTGAATGTGCAAGTTACCTATCCCAATCCGAATGGCACCACTACCGTGGTACCCAGCACGGCGCTGGCTGGCGGGCAGTTGGCGGGCTATCTGGATTACCGTGACGGCCCCTTGCTGACCACCCAGCAGAAGCTGGGGACTCTGGCGATTGACTTCACCACGGCCATGAATTACCAGAACCAGTTGGGGCGTGATCTGTCGGGCAACCAGGGGGGGCTGATCTTTACCGACATGAGCAGCTACGCCTCGCATCCGCAGGATGCCGTGGCCAATATGCAGCTGTTGCTGGCCGACCCGTCCAAGCTGGCGGCTTCTTCCGCGCTGCAATTGGGTTCGGGCGGCATCACCCCATCGGGCACCGGCGTCACCCTGTCCGGCGTGTGGGCCAGCATGCCCGGCACCTATGGCTGGGCCAGCACCTCGTCACCGCCGTCGGTGTCGACACACCCGGCTACCGGCCTGACCGGCATGACCATCAATGCCACTACCGCCACCAGCATCACGGCGACGCTGACCGGTGGTCCGGACAATGGCCAGACCTTCAATGTGGTGCCGGACCCCACGGTATCCAATGGTTACAAGCTGGTGGACAATGCCTCGCCAGCCAATGACCTGGGGATCAAGTTCCAGCTTTCCGGCCAGATGAAAGCCGGCATGACCATTAATGTCTCCCCGGTGCCTACCGGTACCGCGGTGATCGGCAACGGCAACAATCTGGGCGAGATGATGAGTTTGCAGACACGCAAGATCGTGGACGAGACCAAGGATGGTACCAATACCGGCCTGCAGTCTTTCCAGACCTTCTATTCCACCACGGTAAGTTATGTGGGCAATGCCACCAATACCGTGAAGCTGGCATCTGCATCGCAAACCACCTTGTTGCAGCAGGCCACCACCTCGCGCTCCAATGTCAGCGGGGTGAACATGGATCAGGAAGCTGCCGACCTGATCAAGTACCAACAGGCATATCAGGCGTCTGGCAAGGTGCTTCAGATTGCACAGACACTATTTCAGCAAATCCTGCAAATGGGTGGCTGA
- the flgJ gene encoding flagellar assembly peptidoglycan hydrolase FlgJ produces MTTQFSTTYSAADALNQQLAVDPTQMSSLRSRMAKDPQGAAKEAASQFEALLMGTMLKTMRETKFDDEGDSAMDTYRGMLDQQMVQSLSRAGGMGIANLVYQQIAKQAGFDPGQDASNLHAGNSGPVLPARFSQSSGLKAYQAAQSEAATAGSSTGAAASSTVSSDGKGFVQGMLPHARTAAAQLGVAPEFVVAHAALESGWGKRAIRNADGSDSHNLFGIKATADWQGKSTSITTTEYVNGTAQKKVEKFRSYDSYADAFRDYARMLKDSPRYQAALNQGRNVTGFAQGLQNGGYATDPRYARKLVDVAASLGQQSVRS; encoded by the coding sequence ATGACGACGCAGTTTTCCACTACTTATTCGGCAGCCGATGCCCTGAACCAGCAACTGGCGGTAGACCCTACCCAGATGTCCAGTCTGCGTTCGCGCATGGCCAAGGATCCGCAGGGGGCAGCCAAGGAGGCGGCGTCGCAGTTTGAAGCCCTGCTGATGGGAACCATGCTGAAAACCATGCGCGAGACCAAGTTTGACGATGAAGGCGACTCCGCCATGGATACCTACCGCGGCATGCTGGACCAGCAGATGGTGCAGTCACTCAGCCGTGCCGGCGGGATGGGCATTGCCAATCTGGTGTACCAGCAGATTGCCAAGCAGGCCGGTTTTGACCCCGGACAGGACGCATCCAACTTGCATGCCGGCAACAGCGGTCCGGTATTGCCTGCCCGCTTCAGTCAGTCCAGCGGCCTGAAGGCCTATCAGGCTGCCCAGAGTGAGGCGGCAACGGCGGGTAGCAGCACGGGTGCTGCTGCCTCCTCGACGGTAAGTAGTGATGGCAAGGGTTTTGTGCAGGGCATGTTGCCGCATGCACGTACTGCTGCCGCCCAATTGGGTGTGGCACCCGAGTTTGTGGTGGCCCATGCCGCGCTGGAAAGCGGCTGGGGCAAGCGTGCCATTCGCAATGCCGATGGCAGTGATTCGCACAATCTGTTTGGCATCAAGGCAACGGCTGACTGGCAGGGTAAGTCCACCAGTATCACCACCACCGAATATGTAAACGGCACCGCGCAGAAGAAGGTGGAAAAATTCCGCTCTTATGATTCGTATGCCGATGCCTTCCGTGACTATGCGCGCATGCTGAAAGACTCGCCGCGCTATCAGGCGGCTCTCAATCAAGGGCGCAATGTCACCGGCTTTGCCCAGGGGCTGCAAAACGGCGGCTATGCCACGGATCCGCGCTATGCCCGCAAACTGGTGGATGTGGCTGCCTCGCTGGGGCAGCAGTCGGTACGGTCTTGA
- a CDS encoding flagellar basal body P-ring protein FlgI translates to MKKFLLALACMLAVAHAPAAERLKDITNIAGVRSNQLLGYGLVVGLDGSGDKVTSSPFTGQSLSNMLTQLGVQIPPGTKVDPKNVAAVSLTATLPPFARKGQALDVTVSSIGDAKSLRGGTLLLSPLKGADGQIYGMAQGNVLVGGAGASSGGSKAQVNQLSVGRIAGGATVEREVPTALGSGEFINLELQEANFTMANRVVQAINKAFGNGTARAVDGGMVEVRAPFDSNQRVQFLSRMENLAVDPAEVSPLVIINARTGSIVMNQAVQLEPCAIAHGNLTVTINNTPQVSQPPALSGGQTVATNQANVSVTSDGGKVLKVAKSANLNQVVSALNALGATPQDLISILQAMKAAGSLKADLQII, encoded by the coding sequence ATGAAAAAATTCCTGCTTGCCCTGGCCTGCATGTTGGCAGTGGCGCATGCGCCGGCCGCCGAACGGCTGAAGGACATTACCAATATTGCCGGTGTGCGTTCCAACCAATTGCTGGGTTATGGCCTGGTGGTGGGCCTGGATGGCAGTGGTGACAAAGTGACCTCCTCACCGTTCACCGGCCAGTCTCTGTCCAATATGCTGACTCAGCTTGGTGTGCAGATTCCCCCTGGCACCAAGGTCGATCCCAAGAACGTGGCGGCTGTCAGCCTGACCGCCACGCTGCCGCCGTTTGCCCGCAAAGGCCAGGCGCTGGATGTCACGGTCTCGTCCATTGGCGATGCCAAAAGCCTGCGCGGCGGCACCTTGCTGCTGTCGCCACTGAAAGGGGCGGATGGTCAGATCTACGGCATGGCCCAGGGTAATGTGCTGGTAGGCGGTGCCGGTGCTTCCTCCGGTGGCAGCAAGGCGCAGGTCAATCAGTTAAGCGTGGGGCGCATTGCCGGCGGTGCCACGGTGGAACGTGAAGTGCCTACCGCGCTGGGCAGTGGCGAGTTCATCAACCTGGAACTGCAGGAAGCCAACTTCACCATGGCCAATCGGGTGGTGCAAGCCATCAACAAGGCATTCGGCAATGGTACGGCGCGGGCGGTGGATGGCGGCATGGTGGAAGTGCGTGCGCCTTTCGATTCCAATCAGCGCGTGCAGTTTCTGTCGCGGATGGAAAATCTTGCCGTCGACCCGGCAGAAGTTTCCCCTCTGGTCATCATCAATGCCCGTACCGGTTCCATCGTGATGAACCAGGCCGTGCAGCTGGAACCATGCGCCATCGCCCATGGCAATCTGACCGTCACCATCAACAACACCCCGCAGGTCAGCCAGCCGCCAGCCCTGTCCGGCGGGCAGACCGTGGCCACCAATCAAGCCAATGTCAGCGTCACCAGCGATGGCGGCAAGGTGCTGAAAGTGGCCAAGAGCGCCAATCTCAACCAGGTGGTGTCCGCATTGAATGCCTTGGGTGCCACCCCGCAGGATCTGATTTCCATCCTGCAGGCGATGAAAGCCGCCGGATCACTCAAGGCCGATCTGCAAATCATCTGA
- a CDS encoding flagellar basal body L-ring protein FlgH, which yields MNMLKWMVLGLLAVLAGCAAQEPPLVTLPMTARPQPQAATLPANGSIFQAGSYRAMFEDKMPALVGDTLTINIQEKSSTSQSEQTTATRSSALTDNISSGMQLPFVPGSLTKGLGASFNGSGSASNTGKGTNQVATTFVSSITVTVIEVLSNGNLIVSGEKVVRINGDTESIRLSGVVNPRDIAADRSVSSLKVADARIEQETKGNNRLYNEPGWLAKFFLSIIPI from the coding sequence ATGAATATGCTGAAATGGATGGTGCTGGGCCTGCTGGCTGTGCTGGCGGGGTGTGCAGCCCAGGAGCCCCCTCTGGTAACCCTGCCGATGACGGCCAGACCGCAACCGCAGGCTGCTACCCTGCCGGCCAATGGCTCTATTTTCCAGGCGGGCAGCTATCGCGCCATGTTTGAGGACAAGATGCCTGCGCTGGTTGGCGACACCCTCACCATCAATATCCAGGAAAAATCTTCCACCTCGCAGTCGGAACAAACCACCGCCACCCGCTCCTCGGCGCTGACTGACAATATCTCCAGCGGCATGCAGCTTCCCTTCGTTCCGGGCAGCCTGACCAAGGGTTTGGGCGCTTCGTTCAATGGCAGTGGTTCGGCCAGCAATACCGGCAAGGGCACCAATCAGGTAGCCACTACCTTTGTCAGTTCCATCACCGTGACGGTGATTGAAGTGCTGTCCAATGGCAATCTCATTGTCAGTGGGGAAAAGGTGGTGCGCATCAATGGCGATACCGAATCCATCCGCCTGTCCGGCGTGGTGAATCCGCGTGATATTGCCGCAGATCGTTCGGTGTCATCGCTCAAGGTGGCGGATGCCCGCATCGAGCAGGAAACCAAGGGTAATAACCGCCTGTATAACGAACCGGGCTGGCTGGCCAAGTTCTTCCTCAGCATCATTCCCATTTGA
- the flgG gene encoding flagellar basal-body rod protein FlgG, with protein MMRALYVAKTGMDSSQFNLDVISNNLANVNTVGFKRGRAIFEDLYYQTLRQPGAQLADGSTTPTGLQVGTGATAVATAKNFTQGNMTQSSQPLDWAITGDGFFRILRPDGTTAYTRDGEFKRNSNGDIVTSDGYQLNPNINIPGTATQITVSNAGVVQYFLPNNPAPQTAGTIQLTTFINPQGLESVGNNLYLQSASSGDPQDGDPGTDSRGIIKQGFLEGSNVNVTEELVNMITAQRSFEMNSKAITTADQMLQKLTQM; from the coding sequence ATGATGCGTGCGCTTTATGTTGCCAAGACCGGGATGGATTCCAGCCAGTTCAACCTGGATGTGATTTCCAACAACCTGGCCAACGTCAATACTGTTGGTTTCAAGCGCGGGCGCGCAATTTTCGAAGACCTGTATTATCAGACCCTGCGTCAACCGGGGGCGCAGTTGGCTGATGGCAGCACCACTCCCACCGGCTTGCAGGTTGGTACGGGTGCCACCGCCGTGGCAACCGCCAAAAACTTCACCCAGGGCAATATGACGCAAAGCAGCCAGCCGCTGGACTGGGCCATCACCGGTGATGGTTTCTTCCGCATCCTGCGTCCGGATGGCACCACGGCATACACCCGCGATGGCGAGTTCAAGCGCAACTCCAATGGGGATATTGTCACCTCCGATGGCTATCAACTGAACCCGAATATCAATATCCCGGGTACGGCCACCCAGATCACCGTATCCAATGCTGGTGTCGTGCAGTATTTCCTGCCCAATAATCCGGCCCCGCAAACCGCCGGCACCATCCAGCTCACCACCTTCATCAACCCGCAAGGGCTGGAGAGTGTGGGCAATAACCTCTACCTGCAAAGTGCATCGTCCGGCGACCCGCAGGATGGTGATCCGGGTACCGACAGCCGCGGCATCATCAAACAGGGGTTTCTGGAAGGCTCCAACGTGAATGTGACCGAAGAGCTGGTCAACATGATTACCGCGCAGCGTTCTTTCGAGATGAACTCCAAGGCCATCACCACCGCCGACCAGATGCTGCAGAAACTGACACAGATGTAA
- a CDS encoding flagellar basal body rod protein FlgF, with translation MDKMLYLAMTGAKHIDLQQATTANNLSNANTNAFKADLASFRALPVVGPGAPTRTYVVDNTIGHDMSQGSLMHTGSPSDFALGSPGFFAVQASDGNEAYTRDGGYVLDANGMMRTRSGLPIMGDGGPITVPTGYQVQLGQDGSVIGVPLNGTDRTPQLLGQIKLVNPGNKEVYKGPDGLFRMNNGDTATADTNVKLVPETLEASNVNAVESLVQMISHGRQYDLNIKLMQNADQNDQKATQLLSMG, from the coding sequence ATGGATAAGATGCTGTACCTGGCCATGACCGGCGCCAAGCATATCGATTTGCAGCAGGCAACCACGGCCAATAATCTGTCCAATGCCAATACCAACGCCTTCAAGGCCGATCTGGCGTCTTTCCGCGCCCTGCCGGTAGTCGGGCCGGGTGCTCCCACCCGTACCTATGTGGTGGACAACACCATTGGCCATGACATGAGCCAGGGCAGTCTGATGCATACCGGCAGCCCCAGCGACTTTGCCCTGGGTTCCCCCGGTTTCTTTGCGGTGCAGGCTTCCGATGGCAATGAGGCTTACACACGCGATGGTGGCTATGTGCTGGACGCCAATGGCATGATGCGCACCCGTAGCGGCCTGCCCATCATGGGGGATGGCGGTCCGATCACGGTGCCCACCGGCTATCAGGTGCAGTTGGGACAGGATGGCTCGGTAATCGGTGTGCCGCTCAATGGCACTGACCGCACCCCGCAGTTGCTGGGCCAGATCAAGCTGGTCAATCCCGGCAACAAGGAAGTCTACAAAGGCCCGGATGGCTTGTTTCGCATGAATAATGGTGATACCGCCACCGCCGACACCAATGTCAAGCTGGTGCCGGAAACGCTGGAAGCCAGCAATGTGAATGCGGTGGAAAGCCTGGTGCAGATGATTTCCCATGGCCGCCAATACGACCTGAACATCAAACTGATGCAGAACGCCGATCAGAACGATCAGAAAGCCACCCAGTTGCTGAGCATGGGTTGA